Proteins encoded within one genomic window of Companilactobacillus sp.:
- a CDS encoding zinc-ribbon domain-containing protein yields MMFCGNCGAKIPEGVKFCPKCGANVAQFSATNDSSDSNNTQHSPVNNQQPPVQNLNTNVSNQQQNFNQNNSGNFATKIKKHRIQIIFAVLVLIVALFAFTKTTTYRNAATSDADKLSLFKKWANVSDSGPYSSNLNHMTYDEMKTAGGDCTWTLNDKTITCKTVQGSDFNAYLMDSDLYGDNITERLIKDATYASSQALQQWGKGYSLNLEDCQGKTWLVVQDGNIQTNKLDRN; encoded by the coding sequence ATGATGTTTTGTGGAAATTGCGGAGCAAAAATTCCTGAAGGAGTTAAGTTCTGCCCTAAGTGTGGTGCTAACGTTGCTCAATTTAGTGCAACTAATGATTCTAGTGATAGCAATAATACTCAACATAGCCCTGTAAACAACCAACAACCACCTGTTCAGAACCTAAATACTAACGTTTCAAATCAACAACAAAATTTTAATCAAAATAACTCCGGCAACTTCGCCACAAAGATCAAAAAACATCGAATTCAAATAATCTTCGCGGTATTAGTATTGATTGTTGCATTATTTGCATTCACGAAGACAACAACGTATCGAAATGCAGCCACAAGTGATGCAGACAAATTAAGTCTATTCAAAAAATGGGCTAACGTTAGTGATTCTGGTCCTTATTCATCCAACTTGAATCATATGACCTATGATGAAATGAAAACAGCTGGTGGAGATTGCACCTGGACCTTAAATGATAAAACAATTACTTGTAAGACCGTTCAAGGTAGTGATTTCAATGCATATTTGATGGATAGTGATTTATATGGTGATAATATTACTGAAAGGCTCATCAAAGATGCAACCTATGCTTCTAGTCAGGCTCTGCAACAATGGGGAAAAGGATATTCTCTCAACCTTGAAGACTGCCAAGGGAAAACATGGTTAGTTGTCCAAGACGGAAATATCCAAACAAACAAATTGGATAGAAATTAA
- a CDS encoding SLAP domain-containing protein — MSKIKNTLLITIMMTTVTSTMNIFNTERVLANENTGVIKNVPDESEFGMQINFRYNGHYVDNEYIRGVENQEKDIMELVPDGYKLTKGTSSKVIMHRNASEGIFISVEPVKHTLKIKFVDESNSFKEVGTPADYQVFPDELIEENEYIDQVPDGYVISKNAETYFYSKKLKEGAVEEHKIYVKKNLNDEYINTIQLKDEMGGAIGTPFNVKGKKNEIKILDSSHLPDGYVYRYDYSESSSISYKIIPKETIQYITIMKRREPSSFIQKEIKFINSDGKIIGNYYIHENDGQRININSSWVPNGYKLKNPNQEYVIQDDGKSLNVNVDEEEKVTNKFKIVDEDDPSKVLKEIELSGPNNSSVVFKNDLVPGYGYRPNAAFIYFEHTDKIKTVRFSRKYNNMIFFVTFDGTVVGKKEVSNFDGWKVSLTAPKGYEFPANYLDSIYISKENKKQRVVVLKLESDHSNIGTSNIGGGSTNNSNSTNSNSTHSNGDSSNKKITNHVSFIGIHFIDKTIPLFDSNGKISNRQLASNTDWAVDKKMVLNGETYFRVSSNEWVKAAHVYEYQSINGVIETQNKISKLYDSKGKLSVSRSLGPNSRWLTDKSTMINGQKYYRVSTNEWLSANDVK; from the coding sequence TTGAGTAAAATAAAAAATACATTGTTAATTACAATAATGATGACAACTGTTACGAGTACAATGAATATTTTTAATACGGAAAGAGTATTGGCTAACGAAAATACTGGGGTTATAAAAAATGTGCCGGATGAATCAGAATTCGGAATGCAAATTAATTTTCGATATAACGGTCATTATGTAGATAATGAATATATTCGTGGGGTAGAAAATCAAGAAAAAGATATTATGGAGTTGGTACCAGATGGTTATAAACTGACTAAAGGAACATCTAGCAAGGTAATCATGCATAGAAATGCAAGTGAAGGTATTTTTATCTCAGTGGAACCAGTTAAACACACTTTAAAAATTAAATTTGTTGATGAATCCAACTCATTTAAAGAAGTTGGCACTCCAGCAGACTATCAAGTGTTCCCCGATGAGCTTATTGAGGAAAATGAATATATAGATCAAGTACCTGACGGCTATGTCATATCAAAAAATGCAGAAACTTATTTTTATTCAAAAAAATTAAAAGAAGGAGCTGTTGAGGAACATAAAATATACGTCAAAAAGAATTTGAATGATGAATATATAAATACAATACAATTAAAAGATGAAATGGGTGGTGCGATAGGAACCCCATTTAACGTTAAAGGCAAAAAAAATGAGATAAAAATCTTGGATAGTTCACATTTACCGGATGGATATGTTTATCGATATGATTATAGTGAATCAAGCTCTATTAGCTATAAAATCATTCCAAAAGAAACAATACAATACATAACAATCATGAAGAGAAGAGAACCTAGCAGTTTTATTCAGAAAGAAATTAAGTTTATTAATTCAGATGGAAAGATAATTGGAAATTATTATATTCACGAAAACGACGGACAAAGAATTAATATTAATAGTTCATGGGTTCCCAATGGATATAAGTTGAAAAATCCTAATCAAGAATATGTTATTCAAGATGATGGAAAAAGTCTGAATGTTAATGTAGATGAAGAAGAAAAGGTGACAAACAAATTTAAGATTGTTGATGAGGATGATCCTTCAAAAGTTTTGAAAGAGATTGAATTGTCTGGACCTAATAATAGTTCCGTCGTATTTAAAAACGACTTAGTACCTGGATATGGTTATAGACCCAATGCCGCATTTATATATTTTGAACATACAGATAAAATAAAAACAGTGAGATTTTCTAGAAAATATAACAACATGATCTTCTTTGTTACATTCGATGGGACTGTTGTGGGTAAGAAAGAAGTATCTAATTTTGATGGCTGGAAAGTCTCATTGACCGCTCCCAAAGGATATGAATTTCCAGCAAATTATTTAGATAGTATTTATATTTCAAAAGAGAATAAAAAACAACGAGTGGTGGTTCTTAAGCTAGAATCTGATCATTCAAACATTGGAACAAGTAATATTGGTGGTGGCAGTACGAATAACTCTAATTCAACGAATTCTAATTCAACCCACTCAAATGGTGACAGTTCCAATAAGAAGATAACTAATCACGTCTCCTTTATAGGAATTCATTTTATCGATAAAACAATTCCGCTTTTCGATTCAAATGGAAAAATCTCTAATCGTCAACTTGCTTCAAACACTGATTGGGCTGTCGACAAGAAAATGGTCCTCAATGGTGAGACTTACTTCCGAGTTTCAAGTAATGAATGGGTCAAAGCTGCTCATGTTTATGAATATCAAAGTATTAATGGTGTAATCGAAACTCAAAATAAAATTTCTAAACTTTACGATAGTAAAGGAAAATTATCTGTAAGTCGAAGCTTGGGTCCAAATTCAAGATGGTTAACTGACAAATCAACCATGATCAACGGTCAAAAATACTACCGTGTTTCAACCAACGAATGGTTGTCAGCAAATGATGTAAAATAA
- a CDS encoding zinc ribbon domain-containing protein, with protein MYCSNCGEKVDSDLKYCDKCGMELLDKGSKIKDPKIVRNCKKQIYQRQSWYSHVIAFWGY; from the coding sequence ATGTATTGTTCAAACTGTGGGGAAAAAGTTGATTCAGATTTAAAATACTGCGACAAATGCGGTATGGAATTATTGGACAAGGGATCTAAAATTAAAGATCCGAAAATAGTCCGTAATTGTAAAAAACAAATTTACCAACGTCAATCTTGGTATTCACACGTTATTGCATTTTGGGGATATTAG
- a CDS encoding YagU family protein produces MNIATRRQPRIWAAVIAGIIGGIMSGIVKLGWEVLLPPRTVARNLTNPPQELLQQFGIPKAITHLTYTYSGQQMPWVSFIMHFGFSITFAIIYCVIAEYYPKIKLGQGTVYGLVIWVLFHLLIMPLMGTVPAVWNQPFEEHFSEALGHMVWAWTIEVFRRDFRSRITHEPDREVDSGF; encoded by the coding sequence ATGAACATCGCCACAAGAAGACAACCCAGAATTTGGGCAGCTGTCATCGCTGGTATTATTGGTGGTATCATGTCCGGTATCGTTAAGCTAGGTTGGGAAGTTTTACTACCACCTAGAACCGTTGCCAGAAATTTGACCAATCCACCACAAGAACTATTGCAACAATTCGGAATTCCAAAGGCAATCACGCATTTGACATACACTTATTCAGGCCAACAAATGCCTTGGGTAAGTTTCATCATGCACTTTGGATTCTCAATCACTTTCGCTATTATTTACTGTGTAATCGCAGAGTATTATCCAAAGATCAAGTTGGGACAAGGTACCGTTTATGGACTTGTCATCTGGGTATTATTCCACCTCTTGATCATGCCATTAATGGGAACCGTTCCAGCAGTTTGGAACCAACCATTTGAAGAACACTTCTCAGAAGCTTTAGGCCACATGGTTTGGGCTTGGACAATTGAAGTCTTCAGACGTGACTTTAGAAGCCGGATCACCCACGAACCAGACCGCGAAGTCGATTCCGGATTTTAA
- a CDS encoding SLAP domain-containing protein, which translates to MKNTKSTIIKSLVFSGIVLGTIGLQSTIVDAATNAGIDAATNVTDTTTNKITNQIVFTNGDVEVGNAATIVTGTKVGQVIDLTKQLPAGYQVASGNNNYTLGKDGAINRVELTKVGNVTATVHYIYNSGQVGSEVLTGNAGDSVSVSKVPAGYYLANKSQNKVILGSGSSDVYLNVNPAIHNTISFVQDNTAKTEVGTTTISGEASGDKVTLASSSLPAGYTLKNTDDSSVTMQPDGSKQQITVVASSKTEDFKGAVGTMDKLVSLYSDTGAKLDARSLGVDSSWATDKKLTLNGDTYYRVSTSEWVKGSDVYSYTSNPTTVVTKDGAISHLYDATGKVSPSRSVSANSAWYSDRTTMINGQKYYRVSTNEWLSANDVK; encoded by the coding sequence ATGAAAAATACTAAATCGACTATTATCAAAAGTCTGGTTTTTTCTGGAATTGTTCTAGGAACTATCGGACTTCAATCTACGATCGTTGATGCAGCTACAAACGCTGGTATTGACGCTGCTACAAACGTAACAGATACAACTACTAATAAAATTACTAATCAAATTGTTTTCACAAATGGTGACGTTGAAGTTGGAAATGCTGCAACTATCGTTACTGGTACTAAGGTGGGACAAGTTATTGATTTAACAAAACAGCTTCCAGCAGGATACCAAGTGGCTTCTGGCAATAATAACTACACTCTAGGCAAAGACGGTGCTATTAATCGAGTTGAATTAACCAAGGTCGGCAACGTTACGGCAACGGTTCATTACATATACAACAGTGGCCAAGTTGGTTCAGAAGTTTTGACTGGTAACGCCGGTGACTCTGTGAGCGTAAGTAAGGTCCCAGCTGGATACTACTTGGCAAACAAGTCTCAAAACAAGGTCATCCTAGGATCTGGTTCATCAGACGTTTATCTAAACGTTAACCCAGCAATTCACAATACGATCTCATTCGTTCAAGACAACACTGCAAAAACTGAAGTTGGCACGACAACTATTTCTGGCGAAGCTAGTGGCGACAAAGTGACTTTAGCAAGTAGTTCGCTTCCTGCAGGCTATACCTTGAAAAACACTGATGACTCTTCAGTGACAATGCAACCAGATGGCAGCAAGCAACAGATCACGGTCGTAGCAAGTAGCAAAACTGAAGACTTCAAGGGTGCAGTCGGAACAATGGACAAGTTAGTTTCCTTATATTCAGATACAGGTGCTAAACTTGATGCCCGTTCATTAGGTGTTGACAGTTCATGGGCCACTGATAAAAAGTTGACCTTGAATGGTGATACTTACTATCGTGTTTCGACGTCAGAGTGGGTAAAGGGTAGCGATGTTTATAGTTATACCTCAAATCCAACAACAGTCGTAACCAAAGATGGAGCAATCTCACATCTATACGATGCAACAGGAAAAGTTTCACCAAGCAGATCAGTTTCCGCAAATTCCGCTTGGTATTCCGATAGAACAACCATGATCAACGGTCAAAAATACTACCGTGTTTCAACCAACGAATGGTTGTCAGCAAATGATGTAAAATAA
- a CDS encoding SLAP domain-containing protein: MKKKFLVGTLLSGFILGSFVLPTVSSAAEVLESESEKKKKSKHGHQGSLKMDSAIFKDLHFVGPKHLENVGQTRHDTIQFMGLRKTVTQLITTHVGQRVTIKDYEKYIPKGYEVDTSRTYSFVAQDKPWPETFMVYLKKSVQTELTAKINFEADFGKVPATEVSGKSGTTINLEKYVPAGYSLATGQDKEFVLSEKTKSLTVKIVAEKHYDSIQFFGTGGFYSVAKRVGEKITLADYQKFIPKGFVIDKSIQYEFVSGNRGQNFIVYLKTMAKISNTVNFVDEHGKLLGTKTVSGYDGEKVKLVDTDEYKITGSHTYTISEKQTVAEIKATPAKIEKEIKYVTDDGVEFEGFNAIFDVNGQLVIDQAKIPAGYEIEYGYEPILNDGKKVITVKLFKTHKNTVQFVTPHGEIVGTTEIAGRSNHEVIVTPPSGFEYLDSSYKIFNILSDNTTQKVIVTSLENLVVPDDSTSVEAPTENVDNSETTVSNENEADQPILEEVRPPEIISSSEGAGNSQTLPTEKEPEPVDTQTDNVDLGNVEQIEKPTPDTGSNNVETAPNVSGPEVQTPEPNPIEPGDFIEGTNPEIDENNPQLTEISGQIITHGMGDRTQLYDQNGQLIDEYLAPHSDWKVDQRAIINGEIHYRVSTNGWLKASESLRYDPVSQIVTTGDKVVTVYDSQGNATKRSLAANTSWKADKVATINGKTFYRVSINEWIAADELN; the protein is encoded by the coding sequence GTGAAGAAAAAATTTTTAGTTGGGACTTTATTGAGTGGTTTCATCCTTGGGTCGTTTGTTTTGCCGACGGTTTCGAGTGCTGCGGAAGTGCTGGAATCTGAGTCTGAGAAAAAGAAGAAGAGTAAGCACGGTCATCAGGGTTCGCTTAAAATGGACTCGGCGATTTTTAAAGATTTGCATTTTGTCGGTCCAAAGCACTTAGAAAATGTCGGTCAAACAAGACATGATACTATTCAATTCATGGGTCTTCGAAAAACGGTGACGCAGCTGATCACAACGCATGTTGGACAGCGAGTTACGATCAAAGATTATGAAAAATATATTCCAAAGGGGTACGAGGTAGACACTTCTCGCACATATAGTTTTGTTGCTCAAGACAAGCCATGGCCAGAGACTTTCATGGTTTACTTGAAAAAATCAGTTCAAACTGAATTGACGGCAAAAATTAATTTTGAAGCTGACTTCGGCAAGGTTCCAGCGACTGAGGTCAGTGGAAAATCTGGGACAACGATCAATTTAGAAAAATATGTCCCAGCTGGCTACAGTTTAGCTACAGGTCAGGATAAAGAGTTTGTTTTGTCAGAAAAGACAAAATCACTAACTGTGAAGATAGTCGCCGAAAAGCATTATGATTCAATTCAATTTTTTGGCACGGGTGGATTTTACAGTGTCGCTAAGCGTGTCGGGGAAAAAATCACGTTAGCGGATTATCAGAAGTTCATTCCAAAAGGATTTGTTATCGACAAGTCAATTCAGTATGAATTTGTTTCTGGCAATCGCGGTCAAAACTTTATTGTTTATCTGAAAACAATGGCTAAGATATCGAACACAGTGAATTTTGTTGATGAACATGGCAAATTATTAGGTACTAAAACAGTCAGTGGATACGATGGGGAAAAGGTTAAATTAGTTGATACTGACGAGTACAAAATCACTGGCAGCCATACTTATACGATCTCTGAAAAACAAACGGTCGCAGAGATCAAAGCTACACCGGCCAAGATTGAAAAAGAAATTAAGTACGTCACTGACGATGGGGTCGAATTTGAAGGATTTAACGCGATATTTGATGTAAACGGTCAATTAGTTATCGATCAAGCCAAGATCCCGGCTGGTTATGAAATAGAATACGGATATGAACCAATTTTGAATGACGGTAAAAAAGTCATTACAGTAAAACTATTCAAGACACATAAGAACACCGTGCAATTTGTGACGCCACATGGGGAAATTGTTGGTACAACTGAGATTGCCGGACGTTCTAACCACGAGGTTATCGTTACTCCTCCGAGTGGATTTGAATACTTAGATAGCTCATACAAAATTTTTAACATTTTAAGCGATAATACGACGCAAAAAGTTATCGTGACTAGTTTGGAAAATTTGGTGGTTCCAGATGATTCAACTAGTGTCGAGGCACCAACTGAAAATGTTGATAACTCAGAGACGACAGTTTCAAACGAAAATGAAGCTGATCAACCAATTTTAGAAGAAGTGCGTCCTCCAGAAATCATTAGTAGTTCTGAAGGAGCTGGAAATTCGCAAACTTTACCAACTGAAAAAGAACCTGAACCTGTTGATACTCAAACTGACAATGTTGATTTGGGCAACGTTGAACAGATTGAGAAACCAACACCTGACACTGGTTCTAATAATGTTGAGACTGCACCAAATGTGAGTGGGCCAGAGGTTCAGACGCCTGAACCTAATCCGATTGAACCAGGAGATTTCATCGAAGGTACGAATCCAGAAATCGATGAGAACAATCCACAACTGACTGAAATATCTGGACAGATCATCACGCATGGAATGGGCGATCGAACACAGCTCTATGATCAAAATGGACAATTGATCGATGAGTATTTGGCACCGCATTCCGATTGGAAAGTTGACCAACGTGCAATTATCAATGGTGAAATTCATTATCGAGTTTCTACTAACGGTTGGCTCAAAGCTAGCGAAAGTCTGCGCTATGATCCAGTTTCACAAATTGTTACGACCGGGGATAAAGTCGTCACAGTTTACGATAGTCAAGGCAATGCGACTAAACGAAGTCTGGCTGCAAACACAAGCTGGAAAGCTGACAAAGTCGCAACTATCAACGGAAAAACTTTTTACCGTGTGTCGATCAACGAATGGATCGCGGCAGATGAATTAAACTAA
- a CDS encoding BspA family leucine-rich repeat surface protein has protein sequence MKKTLVKTTSQALLITAVALSSGVLTNGMNWGSAVAASDAHTARDNPYLVNENKLTIKSSNFPTGTLADNLRKEKIDPKSIESINFGVSVHLNENNKKFFSSLPNIKNISVLNYLVPSKLMDLSGFFEGDTKLEEVDWNSFDTSNVTNVSNMFAGTQIESINLKGLDLTKVTNMSGMFKNTPLSNITLPKLTTHNKIDLTSAFENTQLKSIDLTPFKAAKSLNTENMFKDTPLNSFTAFKGLNLKNAGLRNGDWKNSKTDKSISLKDLVSHPLDDDATYTLDKSIPANTPSTFPADEIKSTNFVVKVDGSESNVVTPNFYLIAKGDQNNTKLTEVTAGQQVEIVLSIPKKKQAVYKLTDPTKKLQATVSDNGKSLILKNGNVVEISSIKNPNETNKEKPTPTIPKPHETITHPASKPLPNPSIPASSNSQGKTNHKVVTPFPSQSINVIPSLPTPTPHKTNPTISKVHLTIFETPLTIATHEKSGAIPLYDSNFKKIPARSLAPKSDWLSDRKKSINGKTFYRVSAKEWVNGSDIYSYESKQNTITTKDGYHKDLLKSDGTKSNRRLVSNSTWSSDRTTVINGILCHRVSTNEFVANTDIIIN, from the coding sequence ATGAAAAAAACTTTAGTCAAAACAACCAGCCAGGCACTGCTGATCACAGCAGTTGCACTATCTTCAGGAGTATTAACCAACGGAATGAATTGGGGGAGCGCGGTGGCAGCTTCGGATGCACATACTGCTCGTGATAATCCATACCTAGTAAATGAAAACAAACTAACAATTAAAAGTTCTAACTTTCCAACTGGAACATTAGCCGATAATTTACGTAAGGAAAAAATTGATCCAAAAAGTATAGAATCAATTAATTTTGGAGTAAGTGTCCATTTGAACGAAAACAATAAAAAATTTTTCAGCTCATTGCCAAACATAAAAAACATTTCTGTATTAAACTACCTCGTACCCAGTAAATTAATGGACTTAAGTGGATTCTTTGAAGGCGACACGAAACTTGAGGAAGTTGACTGGAATTCGTTTGATACATCCAACGTAACTAATGTTTCAAATATGTTTGCTGGAACGCAAATTGAATCAATCAATCTTAAGGGACTTGATCTTACTAAGGTTACAAACATGTCTGGAATGTTCAAAAACACACCACTAAGTAATATCACTTTGCCCAAACTAACCACGCATAATAAAATCGATTTAACCAGCGCATTTGAAAACACTCAATTAAAGTCGATTGATCTAACACCTTTTAAAGCTGCCAAATCTCTAAATACCGAAAATATGTTTAAAGACACCCCGCTAAATTCATTTACAGCATTTAAGGGACTTAATTTAAAAAATGCTGGGTTAAGAAATGGTGATTGGAAAAATTCTAAAACAGATAAATCAATCTCGCTTAAAGATTTAGTCTCACATCCACTAGATGACGATGCAACATATACACTAGATAAAAGCATACCAGCTAATACTCCTTCTACATTCCCAGCAGATGAAATTAAGTCTACTAACTTTGTGGTTAAAGTAGATGGATCTGAATCCAATGTTGTGACTCCCAATTTCTATTTAATTGCTAAGGGTGATCAAAATAACACTAAACTAACCGAAGTTACCGCTGGGCAACAAGTCGAAATCGTCCTTTCTATTCCCAAGAAGAAACAAGCTGTTTATAAATTAACTGACCCTACAAAAAAACTTCAAGCCACCGTAAGCGATAATGGTAAATCACTCATTTTAAAAAACGGAAATGTAGTTGAAATATCTTCAATTAAGAATCCAAATGAAACTAATAAGGAAAAACCAACTCCGACCATACCGAAACCCCATGAAACGATTACTCATCCAGCATCCAAACCATTACCAAATCCATCTATTCCCGCCAGCTCAAACTCTCAAGGAAAGACAAATCATAAAGTAGTTACGCCCTTTCCGAGTCAATCTATAAACGTTATTCCTTCGCTCCCTACTCCAACCCCACATAAAACCAATCCCACAATTTCCAAGGTCCATCTGACGATTTTTGAGACTCCCCTAACCATCGCTACTCATGAAAAATCAGGAGCGATCCCACTTTATGATTCCAACTTCAAGAAAATTCCAGCTCGTTCATTAGCTCCCAAATCTGACTGGCTATCCGATCGTAAAAAATCGATCAACGGGAAAACTTTTTACAGAGTTTCTGCTAAAGAATGGGTCAATGGTTCCGACATTTATTCATACGAGAGTAAACAGAACACCATAACCACCAAGGACGGATACCACAAAGACCTGCTCAAATCTGACGGGACTAAATCCAACCGAAGATTAGTAAGCAATTCCACCTGGTCGTCAGATCGAACCACCGTTATCAACGGAATTTTATGCCACCGTGTGTCCACAAACGAATTCGTCGCTAATACAGATATCATAATTAATTAA